In Deinobacterium chartae, one genomic interval encodes:
- a CDS encoding Eco57I restriction-modification methylase domain-containing protein — protein sequence MNGRTTDHHDDWLNLIEVSGPFLAGPVLREVFPQGLPGLDAFRAKRLRRAYTEWREALETEDPEFHMLHWAWIDEVLSRGLEMDDDGRGEVLRRGEAVPAALAVTLPEHGVTITPDVALVDVTRADAPLLLVHVFHPNVNLDGHRDFGGWTATPAERMVSLLRATACPVGLVTNGERWMLVHAPTGMVASFASWYARLWGQEPVTLQAFTALLGVRRFFGPDDERLPTLFTRSLAHQDEVTDALGEQVRHAIEVLVQAMDRADQDRGRELLRDVAPAELYEAGLTVMMRLVFLLAAEERSLLLLGDERYEAYYAVSSLRGQLRAESEEILERRRSAWSRLLALFRGVYGGIEHPDLRLPALGGSLFDPDRYPFLEGRSKGTSWRTHPAEPLPIDDRSVLLLLEAIQTFEGRTLSYRALDVEQIGHVYEGLLERTVRRTTEVTLELTGSSKARDARLTLGELESARMDGAPRLLALLKERTQRSETALRNDLARTVGERLSARLLTVCGGDVHLRDRILPFARLLRTDPWGYPLVHPAGAFIVVLGSDRRETGSHYTPKSLTEAIVTETLTPVAYVGPSEGKPSTEWVLKTPIELLDLKVCDPAMGSGAFLVQVCRWLGDRLVEAWAREEDAGRVIDAEGHVRETLEGAEPLPRDPEERTIIARRLVAERCLYGVDLNAQAVELAKLSLWLTTLAKDRPFGFLDHNLRHGDSVLGVHDLDQLVKLSLDPSGASQPKLYADGIYEPIREAIALRQQLRGIPIRQIEDVKAMEALDDQARQKLEVAERIADAFIGTILTHGGSTREVESRLAALALSADRAVRGDATAVQALNHQARSGLATDTREGLARHPFHWPLEFPEVFVRENGGFDAMVGNPPFLGGQRITGIMGMAYRDWLVRAVAQGRRGSADLVAYFFLRSYTLLRSGGGFGLLAVNTIAEGDTRQVGLEAMVQAGAIIHAAHPNESWPGAAAVVTSRVHVHKGSWNGQRNLLGRSVPHISAFLSEGEEWSPKRLKANAGKAFIGSYVLGMGFVLSNDEAQRMLDADPRNAEVIFPYLNGEDLNSDPEQRPSRWVINFWDWPEERAMTYQLPYERVRNLVKPERDKLNQGNADGRRRRAFWWRYGRDATGLYHAIGRGHHFERHPEGWESEQVPLDRLIVTSLVGKYSTFSFASPTYIYSHALGVIASDRTSLYSILNSTVHSIWSRFQGSYMKTDLRYTPSDVFETFPHPSAPTEQALAELDDVGHYLENIRTDTMRILQIGSTVLYNLVHSQDNRDEQIDRVRQIHKALDEACLKLYGWDDITLEYGFHSDIRFSKINKTRFSPSPRAQSEILHRLNELNRIEHQEQISFVPRTTSKHAYARKKESKLASPSRLKSHQAPLDFEISPSISTGEAAQKILEFLKVNPNWHGKGTILANVGVPERHWNDAINDLLDRGLVIREGNRRVTKYCAVPMKSSEEAS from the coding sequence ATGAACGGAAGAACGACCGATCATCACGACGATTGGCTCAACTTGATCGAAGTCTCCGGTCCTTTCCTCGCGGGCCCCGTCCTGCGCGAAGTGTTTCCACAGGGACTTCCTGGACTGGATGCCTTCCGCGCGAAGCGACTCCGGCGTGCCTACACGGAATGGCGTGAGGCACTGGAAACGGAAGACCCTGAATTCCACATGCTGCATTGGGCGTGGATCGATGAGGTCTTGTCCCGAGGCCTGGAGATGGACGACGACGGCCGTGGGGAAGTGCTCCGCCGAGGCGAAGCGGTCCCCGCCGCCCTTGCCGTCACCCTGCCGGAACATGGGGTCACCATCACGCCGGACGTCGCCCTCGTCGACGTCACCCGAGCGGACGCGCCCTTGCTGCTCGTGCACGTGTTCCACCCGAACGTGAACCTCGACGGTCACCGCGACTTTGGCGGGTGGACGGCCACGCCCGCTGAGCGGATGGTGTCGCTTCTGCGCGCCACCGCCTGCCCGGTCGGCCTCGTGACGAACGGCGAGCGCTGGATGCTCGTCCACGCACCCACCGGGATGGTGGCGTCCTTCGCCAGTTGGTACGCACGTCTCTGGGGGCAGGAGCCAGTCACCCTGCAAGCCTTCACCGCCCTGCTCGGCGTACGGCGTTTCTTCGGCCCGGACGACGAGCGCCTGCCCACGCTGTTCACACGTTCACTCGCCCATCAGGACGAAGTCACCGACGCGCTCGGTGAACAAGTTCGGCACGCCATCGAAGTGCTCGTGCAAGCCATGGACCGAGCCGACCAGGACCGCGGCCGTGAACTGTTGCGTGACGTCGCCCCCGCCGAACTGTACGAAGCTGGCCTCACGGTGATGATGCGGCTCGTGTTCCTGCTCGCCGCGGAAGAACGCAGCCTGCTGCTGCTCGGAGACGAACGGTACGAAGCGTACTACGCCGTCTCCAGCCTCCGGGGACAACTGCGCGCGGAAAGCGAGGAGATCCTCGAACGCCGCCGCAGCGCTTGGTCACGGTTGCTGGCCTTGTTCCGTGGCGTGTACGGCGGCATCGAGCATCCCGACTTGCGTTTGCCCGCGCTGGGAGGATCCCTGTTCGATCCGGACCGCTACCCGTTCCTGGAGGGTCGCTCGAAAGGCACGAGCTGGCGCACGCACCCGGCCGAACCACTCCCGATCGACGACCGCAGCGTCCTGCTCCTGCTGGAAGCCATCCAGACCTTCGAGGGCCGCACCCTCTCGTACCGTGCACTGGACGTCGAGCAGATCGGACACGTGTACGAGGGCTTGCTGGAACGCACCGTGCGCCGCACGACCGAAGTCACGCTGGAACTCACCGGCAGCAGCAAAGCCAGGGACGCCCGCCTGACGCTCGGGGAACTCGAATCCGCCCGGATGGACGGCGCCCCACGCCTCTTGGCACTCTTGAAGGAACGCACCCAACGCTCGGAGACGGCCCTGCGCAACGACCTCGCTCGAACGGTGGGCGAACGCCTGAGCGCGCGTCTCCTCACCGTCTGCGGGGGGGACGTGCACTTACGCGACCGCATCCTTCCATTCGCGCGCCTGCTCCGCACCGACCCGTGGGGTTACCCGCTCGTGCACCCGGCGGGAGCCTTCATCGTCGTGCTCGGCTCGGATCGTCGAGAAACCGGCTCTCATTACACGCCCAAGTCGCTCACGGAAGCCATCGTCACCGAAACCCTCACACCCGTCGCGTACGTGGGCCCATCCGAAGGCAAACCGTCGACGGAATGGGTGTTGAAAACCCCGATTGAACTGCTGGACCTCAAGGTGTGCGACCCGGCAATGGGCTCGGGGGCGTTCCTCGTGCAAGTCTGCCGCTGGCTCGGCGACCGACTCGTGGAGGCATGGGCGCGTGAGGAGGACGCGGGCCGTGTGATCGACGCGGAAGGACACGTCCGCGAAACGCTCGAGGGTGCCGAGCCCCTCCCGCGTGATCCGGAGGAGCGCACCATCATCGCGCGCCGACTCGTCGCCGAACGCTGCCTGTACGGAGTCGACCTGAATGCGCAGGCGGTCGAGCTTGCCAAGCTCTCGCTCTGGCTCACCACCCTCGCCAAAGACCGTCCTTTCGGGTTCCTCGACCACAACCTTCGTCATGGCGACAGCGTGCTTGGCGTTCATGATCTCGATCAACTCGTCAAACTCTCCCTCGACCCCAGTGGCGCGAGCCAACCCAAGTTGTACGCCGACGGCATCTACGAACCCATCCGGGAGGCCATCGCCCTCCGCCAACAGCTCCGGGGAATTCCCATCCGCCAAATCGAGGACGTCAAAGCGATGGAGGCATTGGACGACCAAGCGCGACAGAAGCTCGAAGTCGCGGAACGAATCGCCGACGCCTTCATCGGAACCATCCTCACCCACGGTGGCAGCACGCGCGAAGTCGAAAGCCGTCTCGCAGCCCTCGCACTATCGGCCGATCGGGCTGTCAGGGGCGACGCGACAGCCGTCCAAGCTCTCAACCACCAAGCCAGAAGCGGCCTTGCCACGGATACGCGGGAAGGCCTCGCCCGTCACCCGTTCCACTGGCCGCTCGAGTTCCCCGAAGTCTTCGTTCGCGAGAATGGCGGTTTCGACGCGATGGTCGGCAACCCGCCGTTCCTTGGAGGACAACGCATCACCGGCATCATGGGCATGGCCTATCGTGACTGGCTCGTACGGGCCGTCGCTCAAGGGCGCCGGGGCTCTGCCGATCTCGTTGCGTACTTCTTCCTTCGTTCGTACACCCTCTTGCGTTCGGGCGGTGGCTTTGGATTGCTGGCCGTGAACACCATCGCGGAGGGCGACACTCGGCAAGTTGGGCTCGAAGCCATGGTGCAAGCCGGCGCCATCATCCATGCCGCACATCCCAACGAGTCATGGCCTGGCGCCGCTGCAGTGGTAACGAGCCGTGTTCATGTACACAAGGGCTCCTGGAACGGACAGCGAAACCTCCTCGGTCGGAGTGTCCCTCATATTTCCGCTTTCCTTTCCGAAGGAGAGGAGTGGAGTCCAAAGCGACTGAAGGCGAACGCAGGCAAAGCATTCATTGGATCCTATGTACTTGGTATGGGCTTCGTCCTCTCGAACGACGAAGCGCAACGAATGCTCGACGCCGACCCACGAAATGCCGAGGTCATCTTTCCCTACCTCAACGGGGAGGACCTCAACTCCGATCCAGAGCAACGGCCAAGCCGCTGGGTCATCAACTTCTGGGACTGGCCGGAAGAACGCGCGATGACCTATCAACTGCCATATGAACGAGTTCGGAACCTCGTAAAACCCGAACGCGACAAACTCAACCAAGGAAACGCAGATGGGCGCCGACGGCGCGCGTTCTGGTGGCGGTATGGGCGAGATGCCACCGGGCTCTACCATGCGATTGGACGCGGGCATCATTTCGAGAGGCATCCAGAAGGATGGGAATCAGAGCAAGTGCCGCTGGACCGCCTAATTGTAACATCACTCGTAGGTAAATATTCTACGTTCTCCTTTGCTTCACCAACATACATATACTCTCACGCACTTGGCGTAATCGCCTCCGACCGCACTTCACTCTATTCAATTCTAAATTCGACCGTTCATAGCATCTGGTCAAGGTTCCAGGGATCATACATGAAAACGGACTTAAGGTACACTCCAAGCGACGTTTTCGAGACATTTCCCCACCCCTCCGCGCCAACCGAGCAGGCTTTAGCCGAACTGGATGACGTTGGCCACTACCTAGAAAACATACGCACCGATACAATGCGGATCTTACAAATTGGCTCAACAGTTCTATACAACTTGGTGCACAGCCAAGATAATAGAGATGAACAAATAGATCGCGTAAGACAGATACATAAGGCTCTTGATGAGGCCTGTCTGAAATTATATGGATGGGATGATATAACACTTGAGTACGGCTTCCACAGTGATATACGCTTCTCAAAAATTAATAAAACTCGCTTCTCACCGTCGCCGCGAGCACAGTCAGAAATTTTGCACCGCCTCAACGAGCTGAATCGAATCGAGCATCAAGAGCAAATCTCTTTCGTACCGCGTACGACTTCAAAACACGCTTACGCTCGGAAGAAAGAGTCGAAACTTGCCAGCCCCTCCAGGCTGAAAAGCCACCAAGCTCCATTGGACTTCGAGATATCCCCTTCGATATCTACGGGCGAGGCGGCTCAGAAAATTCTCGAGTTTCTCAAGGTGAATCCAAACTGGCACGGCAAGGGCACTATTCTCGCCAATGTAGGCGTCCCCGAAAGACACTGGAACGATGCCATAAATGACCTCTTGGACCGCGGCCTTGTCATACGCGAAGGAAATCGTCGGGTTACCAAGTACTGCGCAGTCCCGATGAAGTCCTCCGAGGAAGCATCATGA
- a CDS encoding DNA/RNA helicase domain-containing protein, translating into MERFLQEDDDAIIGALVTAVAKTGIESQRATQIAAWREEIRILKDQLHAHDLRRWHIALEYELPRRSKRPDVILLADDVIFVVEFKVGAKDHDASARWQAEDYCLNLRDFHAESRNRTLVPVVCASNASNAPEDDAPIGTGTAGVQHVIQTNRWHLGQHLIRAHAEHHRPDAPPIEACAWLTSPYRPTPTITEAAIRLYEHHGVRDLSHSHAYNLDRTTGMLTRIVRDAREHHRRVICFVTGVPGAGKTLTGLDVVHDPALRSHDAPAGIFLSGNGPLVKVVQEAIVMSQVRQGRRRQDCMHEVTTFIQNVHQFLRYHHEHPELAPHEHVVVFDEAQRAWDSAQMQRKWNVGVSEADVLLDVMERLPDWSVVIALVGGGQEIFSGEAGLEEWGRALERRGDRWEIVASPDVVEGAASVAGHRLFAHGIPEQVTIREEPDAHLAVSVRSHRAQRLAEWVNDLLTLNPERARHVLPDSREFPLFVTRDLDQARAWLRLRSGMDPDRRCGLVATSEDQRLRAHGLESSSAFRLDYPFQKWFLAPPSDCRSSYTLEVAASEFECQGLELDWVGVCWGGDLTPESDQVTWAYRKFRGANWQNVRQDVERAYVRNRYRVLLTRARQGMVIWVPPGAAHDPTRDPQRFDRLYQYLRSAGVPDLQENLQA; encoded by the coding sequence GTGGAGCGCTTCCTGCAGGAAGACGATGACGCCATCATCGGGGCACTCGTGACGGCCGTAGCCAAGACGGGCATCGAGAGTCAACGGGCCACGCAGATCGCCGCGTGGCGCGAAGAGATTCGTATCCTCAAGGACCAACTACACGCACACGACCTGCGACGATGGCACATCGCCCTCGAATACGAGTTGCCGCGCCGTTCGAAACGACCGGACGTCATCCTGCTCGCGGACGACGTGATATTCGTGGTGGAGTTCAAGGTCGGCGCCAAGGACCACGATGCCAGCGCCCGCTGGCAGGCGGAGGACTATTGCCTCAACCTGCGTGACTTTCATGCAGAGAGCCGAAATCGCACGCTCGTGCCGGTGGTTTGCGCCAGCAACGCCAGCAACGCGCCTGAGGACGATGCCCCCATCGGCACGGGCACGGCTGGTGTTCAGCACGTGATCCAGACGAACCGGTGGCACCTCGGGCAGCACTTGATCCGTGCTCACGCCGAGCATCACCGGCCCGATGCGCCTCCGATCGAGGCTTGCGCCTGGCTCACCTCCCCGTATCGTCCCACGCCCACCATCACCGAGGCAGCCATCCGCCTCTACGAGCATCACGGAGTGCGAGATCTCTCGCACAGCCACGCCTACAACCTGGACCGAACCACGGGCATGCTCACCAGGATCGTGCGCGATGCCCGCGAGCACCATCGTCGGGTGATCTGCTTCGTCACCGGCGTTCCGGGGGCCGGCAAGACCCTCACGGGACTGGACGTGGTACATGATCCGGCACTGCGCTCACACGACGCGCCAGCCGGCATCTTCCTGTCTGGCAACGGTCCCCTCGTGAAAGTCGTGCAGGAGGCCATCGTGATGAGCCAGGTGCGGCAGGGCCGTCGCCGTCAGGATTGCATGCACGAAGTGACGACCTTCATTCAGAACGTCCACCAGTTCCTCCGCTACCACCACGAACACCCCGAGCTCGCCCCGCACGAGCACGTCGTCGTGTTCGACGAAGCACAACGCGCCTGGGACAGCGCGCAGATGCAACGCAAGTGGAACGTTGGTGTCTCCGAGGCTGACGTTCTGCTGGACGTGATGGAGCGCCTACCCGACTGGTCGGTCGTCATCGCCCTGGTGGGTGGGGGGCAGGAGATCTTCTCAGGAGAGGCAGGCCTCGAAGAGTGGGGCCGCGCCCTGGAGCGACGCGGGGACCGCTGGGAAATCGTGGCTTCCCCGGACGTCGTGGAAGGAGCAGCGAGCGTGGCAGGGCATCGCCTCTTCGCTCACGGTATTCCCGAGCAGGTGACGATCCGGGAAGAGCCCGATGCACACCTGGCCGTCAGCGTTCGCAGTCACCGCGCACAGCGCCTGGCCGAGTGGGTGAACGACCTCCTCACCCTGAACCCCGAGCGAGCGCGCCACGTCCTTCCCGACTCGCGCGAGTTCCCATTGTTCGTCACCCGTGACCTGGACCAGGCGCGCGCATGGCTGCGGCTACGCAGTGGGATGGACCCCGACCGACGCTGCGGACTCGTCGCCACTTCCGAGGACCAGCGCCTTCGGGCACATGGGCTCGAAAGCTCGAGCGCGTTTCGCCTCGACTACCCCTTTCAGAAGTGGTTCCTCGCTCCCCCCAGTGACTGCCGCTCCAGTTACACGCTCGAAGTCGCGGCATCAGAGTTCGAATGCCAAGGACTCGAGCTGGACTGGGTCGGTGTCTGTTGGGGCGGCGACCTCACTCCCGAGAGCGACCAGGTCACTTGGGCGTACCGAAAGTTCCGAGGCGCCAACTGGCAGAACGTCCGCCAAGACGTGGAACGTGCCTACGTCCGCAACCGCTATCGCGTCCTCCTGACGCGCGCACGACAAGGCATGGTGATCTGGGTCCCGCCCGGCGCCGCGCACGACCCCACGCGTGATCCACAGCGTTTCGATCGCCTCTACCAGTACCTGCGCTCGGCAGGCGTACCGGACCTCCAGGAGAACCTTCAAGCATGA
- the drmD gene encoding DISARM system SNF2-like helicase DrmD yields MTEAQRLPNDSAALLTVPEPGQLVDVRRRQWIVSDVQGASIGTGKPQHLVTLSSIDEDALGETVQVVWEVEPGAHVIERAGLPHVTGVDDAERLEAFLDAVRWGAATNADRGFLQAPFRSGVSIEDFQLDPLVRAIDMARANLLIADDVGLGKTIEAGLVVQELLVRHRARTVLILCPASLQEKWRTEMLEKFGLEFRIVDTDYVKHLRRERGLHANPWTSHPRLITSIDWAKSGEGLQALRDTLPSHVTYPRKFDVLIVDEAHNVAPSASAHYLSESQRTRLVRLIAPHFQHKLFLTATPHDGYTESFTALLELLDDQRFARNVPPDEKRLSQVMIRRLKSELVDAEGKALYPKRRLEALYVSYTQEERETQQLLERYIQRRETGAQGEDLAHRFVHQLLRKRLFSSPAAFATTLERHVATLEGRSLKNDRERTFDDRILRKAISRVDEDYADDREAEAAQAEAVEEASRHTRSPTSEERRMLDELREWAQEARSRPDAKAKAILQWIERHLKTDGQWNDQRVILFTEYRTTHQWMHEILASHGLAGERVGLIYGGMDPKEREAVKAAFQASPDESPVRILLATDAASEGIDLQNHCHLLIHLEIPYNPNVMEQRNGRIDRHGQRAPEVVIWHPVDAEGGHGEDILRALRKLEAMRADMGSVNPVIAPQIPDLLEGRRRELDTSAAEERMRRARRFVKAERDLRERVTKLHERLLETRRDFHLDPEHIHRAVRVGLELAGKPPLVPVALAGAPDGTAFRMPELAGSWARCLEGLEHPYNKKIRPITFDHDVAKGRDDVVLVHLNHPLVQMSLRLLRAEVWAHEGSKKLNRVTVRALPDDRLDGPAVAVVSRLVMVGGNHHRLHEELTEAGGYLREGTFRREERVTEVRRWLDEATPVTELSPSLLDSLRARFDRHREDLLRAIDARSRERLRGLASTLDARRTKEVEDILEVLTELQHTLETELHEELPLQLPLLTPDEHTQLKRDRAALEARLARIPDEREQEVLAIEARYSNLTERTFPVAVVLLVPGSLLNGRYA; encoded by the coding sequence ATGACAGAAGCGCAGCGCCTCCCCAACGATTCCGCCGCCCTCCTCACCGTTCCTGAGCCTGGACAGCTGGTCGACGTGCGCCGCCGACAATGGATCGTATCCGACGTGCAAGGCGCGAGCATCGGCACTGGGAAGCCGCAGCATCTCGTCACGCTCTCCTCCATCGACGAGGACGCCCTGGGGGAAACGGTTCAGGTCGTCTGGGAAGTCGAACCGGGAGCGCATGTCATCGAACGTGCCGGTCTCCCGCACGTCACGGGCGTCGACGACGCCGAACGGCTCGAGGCATTCCTGGACGCCGTGAGGTGGGGAGCGGCGACCAATGCCGACCGAGGCTTCCTACAGGCCCCGTTTCGCAGCGGCGTCAGCATCGAGGATTTCCAACTGGATCCACTCGTTCGCGCGATCGACATGGCACGCGCCAACCTCTTGATCGCAGACGACGTCGGACTCGGGAAGACGATCGAGGCGGGCCTGGTCGTTCAGGAACTCCTCGTGCGGCACCGTGCACGAACGGTGCTGATCTTGTGCCCAGCCTCCCTGCAAGAGAAGTGGCGGACCGAAATGCTGGAGAAGTTCGGGCTGGAGTTCCGCATCGTCGATACGGACTACGTCAAACACCTACGCCGGGAACGCGGCCTGCACGCAAATCCATGGACGTCCCACCCTCGCCTGATCACGTCCATCGACTGGGCGAAGAGCGGAGAGGGTCTGCAGGCCTTGCGCGACACACTTCCTTCACACGTCACGTACCCACGCAAGTTCGACGTCCTGATCGTCGATGAAGCGCACAACGTAGCACCGAGCGCCTCCGCACACTATCTGTCGGAGAGTCAGCGTACACGTCTCGTCCGGCTGATCGCCCCGCACTTCCAACACAAGCTGTTCCTCACCGCTACCCCCCACGACGGGTACACGGAGTCCTTCACCGCTCTCCTGGAACTCCTTGATGACCAACGCTTCGCACGCAACGTCCCACCCGACGAGAAGCGCCTCTCGCAAGTCATGATCCGTCGTCTCAAGAGTGAACTGGTCGACGCGGAAGGCAAGGCGCTCTATCCGAAGCGTCGCCTGGAGGCCCTGTACGTGAGCTACACGCAGGAAGAACGCGAAACGCAGCAGTTGTTGGAGCGCTACATTCAGCGACGTGAGACTGGCGCGCAGGGCGAGGACCTGGCCCACCGCTTCGTGCATCAACTGCTTCGGAAGCGCTTGTTCTCCTCTCCGGCAGCATTCGCCACGACCCTGGAACGCCACGTCGCCACGCTCGAGGGCCGGTCACTCAAGAACGACCGGGAGCGCACCTTCGACGACCGCATTCTGCGCAAAGCCATCTCCAGGGTGGACGAGGACTACGCGGACGACCGCGAGGCAGAAGCTGCCCAAGCCGAGGCGGTCGAAGAAGCCAGCAGGCACACGCGTTCCCCCACATCGGAAGAGCGCCGCATGCTGGACGAACTGCGGGAATGGGCACAGGAAGCACGGAGCCGCCCCGACGCGAAGGCCAAGGCGATCCTGCAGTGGATCGAACGGCACCTCAAGACGGACGGCCAGTGGAACGACCAAAGGGTCATCCTGTTCACCGAGTACCGAACGACCCACCAGTGGATGCACGAGATTCTCGCAAGTCACGGACTCGCCGGCGAACGCGTCGGCCTGATCTACGGCGGCATGGACCCCAAGGAACGCGAGGCCGTCAAGGCAGCCTTCCAAGCCTCACCGGATGAATCCCCCGTGCGAATCCTCCTCGCGACCGACGCTGCTTCTGAAGGAATCGATCTGCAGAACCACTGCCATCTGCTCATTCACCTGGAGATTCCCTACAACCCGAACGTGATGGAGCAGCGGAACGGCCGTATCGACCGCCACGGGCAGCGCGCGCCCGAGGTCGTCATCTGGCACCCGGTCGATGCCGAAGGCGGTCACGGCGAGGACATCCTCCGTGCATTGCGCAAGTTGGAAGCGATGCGCGCCGACATGGGCAGTGTCAACCCCGTCATCGCACCACAGATTCCCGACCTTCTCGAAGGACGCCGACGCGAGTTGGACACGAGCGCAGCAGAAGAGCGCATGAGGCGAGCGCGCCGCTTCGTGAAGGCGGAACGTGACCTGCGCGAACGCGTCACGAAGCTCCACGAGCGCCTCCTGGAGACCCGACGCGATTTCCACTTGGACCCCGAGCACATCCACCGGGCGGTGCGGGTGGGGTTGGAACTGGCCGGCAAGCCCCCACTCGTTCCCGTCGCCCTCGCCGGCGCTCCGGATGGTACGGCATTCCGCATGCCGGAGCTCGCTGGCTCGTGGGCACGCTGCCTGGAAGGCTTGGAGCACCCATACAACAAGAAGATCCGACCGATCACGTTCGACCACGACGTCGCCAAGGGCCGAGACGACGTCGTGTTGGTGCACCTGAATCACCCGCTGGTTCAGATGAGTCTGCGCCTGCTGCGCGCAGAAGTCTGGGCCCATGAGGGCTCGAAGAAGTTGAACCGCGTCACGGTGCGCGCCCTTCCCGACGACCGCCTGGACGGTCCAGCAGTGGCGGTCGTGTCGCGGCTGGTCATGGTCGGCGGCAATCACCATCGATTGCACGAGGAGCTCACCGAAGCCGGTGGGTACCTGCGCGAAGGTACCTTCCGCCGGGAGGAGCGTGTCACCGAGGTGCGACGCTGGCTCGACGAAGCCACACCCGTCACGGAGCTCTCGCCCAGCCTTCTCGACTCCTTGCGTGCCCGCTTCGACCGCCACCGGGAAGATCTCCTTCGTGCCATCGATGCGCGGTCCAGAGAGCGCCTGCGCGGCCTCGCGAGCACCCTCGACGCGCGTCGGACGAAGGAGGTCGAGGACATCCTGGAGGTGCTGACCGAACTTCAACACACCCTCGAAACCGAGCTCCACGAGGAGCTTCCCTTGCAGCTTCCTCTGCTCACTCCCGACGAACACACCCAACTCAAGCGGGACCGTGCCGCCCTCGAGGCACGCCTCGCTCGCATCCCCGATGAGCGTGAGCAGGAAGTCCTGGCCATCGAGGCCCGGTACTCGAACCTGACCGAGCGGACGTTCCCCGTTGCGGTCGTCCTACTGGTTCCCGGCTCACTCCTGAATGGCAGGTATGCGTGA